Genomic window (Sulfurovum sp. NBC37-1):
TAAGGAAACAAATATGGGTAGAGCGTTCGAATACCGTAAAGCGGCAAAGATGAAACGATGGGGGACCATGTCACGGGTCTTCCCGAAACTGGGCAAGATCATCACAATGGCAGCCAAAGAAGGCGGCCTTGACCCGGACATGAACCCGAAACTTCGTACAGCCATTCTCAATGCCAAAGCACAGAATATGCCAAAAGACAACATCGATGCAGCGATCAAAAGGGCCGCAGCCAAAGATGCTGCGGACATCAAAGAGATCACCTACGACGTGAAAGCACACTACGGTGTACAGATGATCGTAGAGTGTGCCACGGACAACCACACAAGAACCGTTGCCAATGTCAAGGCGATCCTAAACAGGAACGGCGGAGAGATGCTTACATCGGGATCACTCAATTTCATGTTCACAAAAAAAGCGGTATTCGTATTTGACAAGACAGACGATATGGACCTTGAAGAGCTTGAACTTGACCTCATAGATTACGGGCTTGAAGAAATAGAAGAGGATGTCGAACCACAGGAGAACGGTAACGATAAAGCCATCGTGAGAATTTACGGGGAATTCACTTCATTCGGAGAACTCTCCAAAGCACTTGAGGACAAAGGCATTGAAGTAAAAAAGGCGACCATCGAATACATCGCGAATACCCCTGTCGAACTCGATGAAAAGCAGCTCGAAGAGATCGAAGCACTTATCGATAAACTTGAAGATGATGAAGACGTCCAGAATGTCTTCACCAATATCAACTAAATATCACGCAAAGGTTTCTTGCCTTTGCTACCAATAGAGTATAACACTTCGTCTGCCCCAGCGCAGAGCTTTTCTCCTGTTTATTCCCATATAAATATCGATACGTTTTCTGTATCGTTTGTTCATTTTATCGCGTACCCTGTAGGTACCGGGAAGTCCGGCGATCCTTACTTTCGATCCGTTATGCAGGCCATACCTTGCCAATAGATCCCTTGAAACTGCAATGATCTTCATACCCGGTCGTATACGATTGTTCCATGCGGCCAGAAACGGTGTTTTATCTGTTTGGCCCTTATGTGAACTGTATGCTGTGGCAGTGACCCTGAGCTTATGTTTCCCAAACCCACGGATTAGTTTTGAACCCTTTCTTTTTTTTAATGCTTTTGCAAGTATTCTCTCTCTTTCCTTCACTTTTCTTTTAGCTTCAAGTGCTTTTAGCCTGTAAGGCAAAGGCAGCTGTATCGTTTTTCCAACACGGATGAGTGCAGTAGTTTGCAGGTCGTTGAACTTGGCTACATCCTTAGGCTTGAGATTGAATTTGTGTGCAATAGAGATAAGGGTATCATCACTTTGAACTTTATATTCTCCCGTAGCGATCGCATCTATCATCTCCTGGGAGAAAGGAATCAGCAGTTTTTTACCGATCCTTATTTTCGCATCTTTCTCTAACTGATTCAGTGCCTCTAGATCCTTGGTCTTCATACCATACTTTGCAGCGATAGTACTGAGCGTATCCCCTTTGGAAATGGTATAATAACCCTGCCATTTTACTTGTTCTTCTTCAAATTTTTGTTTGGTTTCCTGAACAAGTTGGATCTCTTCAATCTCTTTTTTCTTTTGTTCTTTTTTTCGTTTTTCTATTTTTTCAACAATTTCTTTATATCTACGTATAATTTCTTCTCTTCTCCTATATTTTTCTTTCTCTTTGGTCGTTTTGATGACGATATCATGGGAGCCTCTATAACGCATGGAATCTTCTACATGCACATACTTCTCGATCATATCGACAACAGAAACAACTTTCAATTTTGGTTTTTTGGCAGGGATGGGAAGGGTTTTTGTTACAATGAGTTTCTGTTTGTTAATGTCATAGATGACTTCTTTTGCTCTCAGCAATCTCTTACTGTATGGGTTACACTCTGTCGTTCCGCCCGTAATGACCCTGCAATCCACTATACCCTTGGCGGACAATGAAGCTGTCGAAACAGTGAGAAGAAGCAAAAAAGCCGAATATTTTCTATACATAACTATTTGCGTTGAACTACAGGAAGTTCAACATCTCTCCTTTTATATCCTCTTTCTTTACAATTATATTATGAATTACCGGTTTGCTGAAAAGGTCATTGATCATGGAAGGCACCGTAACATTGGCATTCTGCGATACCCATGCCAGCGCTTCGAGGTCATTTTCAACCGGATGTCCAAGTGCTTTGGCTACCGTTGTACTGAACTTTGTCCATTCAGCCGTGGAGTAGAGGATCGTCGGTATCTTCTCTTCTCTCAGGTTTTCATAGGCTTTAAGACAGGTTGCCGTATGTGGGTCCATAATGTACCCTTTTCCGGCATATTCCGCGATCACAGCTTCACCTTCCTCGTCACTCGAGTATGTTGCAGAAAAATCTTCCTGGAGCGATACCAGCTCTTCTGAAGTCAACGCAAACCTTTTGTTCATATTCAGCTCTTCCATCAGCTCTTTGGTCCGCTCGGCACCGAACTTGTCGAACATCACACGTTCGATATTGGAACTCTTCAGAATATCCATAGCAGGCGATTCGGTCAGGATCAGCTCTCTGTCGCTGATATCGTAGATACCTGTATTGATCCAGTCAGTCAGGATGTTGTTGATATTGGAAGCAATCAGTATCTTCTTAACAGGCAGACCCGCTTTCTTGGCATAGTATGCACCCAGCGCATTCCCGAAGTTCCCGCTCGGAACGACCATATAGACCTCTTCGCCCATGGAAACAGCTTTCTGTCTGATCAGTTCAAGGTAGGAGTGGATATGGTAAATGATCTGGAAAATGATACGTCCAAAGTTTACGGAATTGGCCGCGGAAAGTTTGATACCGCGTGCTTCGAGTTCCGCTTTGAAATCGTCAGAAGCCAGCAGTTCTTTCAGCGCATGCTGTGTGTCATCGAAGTTCCCTTTGACACCGATCACTTTGAGGTTTTCGGCATCTTCAGTGACCATTTGCAGTCTCTGGACATCGGAAGTCCCTCCATCCGGGTAGAGACATGCTACCTTGATGTTCGCCTGGTTCTTGAACGTTTCAAGCGTTGCAGGCCCTGTATCTCCACTGGTAGCCGCCATGATCAGATAGTTCTCGCCTCTCTTCTGTGCCGTTTTGCTCAGAATGTATCCGAAAGGCTGCAATGCCATGTCTTTGAAGGCACGTGTCTGCCCATGGTAAAGCTCAGAGACGAAACAGTCATTTTCGATCTGAACCACCGGTACCGGGTTTTCGGGATCGTCAAAACCGTCATAACGGTTCACGGCTGATTCAAGTACCTCTTTGGCAATATCGATGCCAAATCTGTCGAGAAAATCGAGCGCCAGAGTTTTATAGTGGCTGGAAAGATGGCTGGTTAAAAAATCTTTATCCAGCTCCGGAAGTGTTTGAGGAACGTAAAGTCCTCCAAAACTGGCACTCGGGCTGAGTATCGCTTCTGAAAACTGTACGGATGACGGCTTCTTCCCGTCATTTCCCCGTGTCTCAATAAATTGCATTTACATTATCCTGTTGTTTTTATTAGAAAGATAATTATAGCTAAAAAAGGTAACAAATCCCATTTATTTCGTTTTACGCAATTTAATGATAAAGAAATTCTTTGCAGGTTTGAAGCTCTCCGTTTCACCTACAACAATGATACTCCCGTCACTCATTCGTGCCACACCGTGAGCCACATCTTTCCGTTCACCTCCATAGACATGAGACCAGATCAGTTCACCCCGTCTGTCCAGTGCCAGAAGGTACGCACTGTGGTTTCCTTTTCCCAGTGTGTTGGTACCGCCGACCAGCATAAAGCCGCCGTCACGTGTCGTAGCCACCGCTTCACCGTACTCATAATATTTGAAACCGTAGATCTTGTGCCAGATCGTTTTCCCTTTGCTGTCGATCTTCATGACCGTCAGGTCACTTTGCGAACTTCCGTAGGAACGTGTACTTCCTATCGCAACGATACCGTTGTCTACGGTTGCCGTGACACCGAAAAGCATATCTTCGTACGGACCGCCGAAGGTTTTTACCCATTGCTGCTTGCCGTTCTGGTCAAGCTGCATAATGAGAAAATTACTGTCTCCCGCACGTCCTGCTTCCCTATATCCTACCAATACCATCTTCCCGTCACGTGTACGGGTCAAAGCCGTGGCGGCATCTTCTTTTTTGCCTCCGACAGTATGAGCAGAGACAAGCTCTCCGTCTTTGCTCAGTTTGGCGATATAAATGTCTTTATCGGCTTTTTTCCCATACGATTGAGTGGCACCGACTATCAATACACCCCCGTCATCGGTACCGGCGATACCGCCCGGATACTCATCTCTGTCACCGCCAAGGCTCTTTTCCCATATCTTCTTGCCGTCCAGAGAGATTTTCGCTACATAGAGGTCAAAGTCATACTTTTTACCGAACTTTGAACGTCCAAGTACAAGAATGTTCCCATCCGCTGCCCGGGCAATGGCTTTGCCTTCATCTTTCTTCTTTCCGCCAAGCCAGAGACGCCATTTCATATCACCGTCTGCCGACATTCTCGTCACGCAGATATCAGTACGTTTTGCACCGTAGGATTTACAGGTCCCCACAATGGCACTGTCACCATTCTCAAGCGCCACAATGCCGTAGGCGATATCATCTTCCTTGCCTCCGTAGATTCTCTGCCATTCTGCATGGTAGGCTTCTTTTTTGACGACTTTCTTCACTTTTGCCTCATCGGCATGTATTGTTAGAGAAAACATCAATAACCCGAGTAGCATATAAAATAACTTGTGTATCATACTTTGATCCTTCTATAAAGTTTTTTTATTATACTCTATTTTATTGTTTTATTCTGCTTATACTCATTGAAAAAAGAAATAAAATCTTCTGAAGTCATAGGTTTTGCAAAATAAAAGCCCTGGCCAATATCACAGCCGTTTTTTTTCAGGAATGCTTCCTGTTCTGGTGTCTCTATACCTTCTGCAATAACCTGGTAACCTAAACTTTTAGAAAGTGCAATGATCGCTTTGGAGACCATGGCATCATGGGAATCATGAGGCAGATCCGTGATAAAGGATTTATCGATCTTGATCGTATCAAGTGCCAGTCTTTTAAGATAACTCATCGATGAATAGCCTGTTCCGAAATCATCGATTGATATCTTGCATCCAATGTTACGCAGGTCTTCCAGAATAGTAAGATTGATCGTCGAATACTCCATAATGAAACGTTCTGTGATCTCTATTTCTATCTTATGTGCTGGAATACCAATACGCAGTATAATCTCCTGCAGTCTTTCAAATATATCCTCTTCCCGGAACTGGATACTTGACATATTGATGGAGATACTGTCAATATCGATACCTTCTTTTTGCCAATGCATATACGTTTTACACGCCTCTTCAAATACAAAATAGCCTATACTGACAATAAGACCCGTCTCTTCTGCAATACCGATAAATTTCTCCGGAGAAACGATACCCAGTTGTTCATTCTTCCAGCGTAACAGTGCTTCTACCCCAATGATATTTCTGCTTTCAAGTGCATATTGCGGCTGAAAATGAAGTAGCAACTCTTTACGCTCTATTGCATGAAGCAGTTCCTGCTCAAGATTTAGCCTCGCTTCCACATCCAGTGACAACTGTTTGGTATAGAACTGAAAAGTATCTTTCCCTTTTTCCTTGGCATGGTACATTGCTGAATCCGCATGCTTGACGATCTCATTTTTATCTTTACCATCATCCGGATAGATCGCAATGCCGATACTTGCTGTTGTATTAAGATGATAGTTCTGTATGTCAATAGGCTCACGAATGACATCCAGCAACTTCTCAGCCTGCTCTCCGGCTTCTTTCTTATGCATTTTCAGTTTCATTATTACAACGAACTCGTCCCCACCTATACGTGCGAGTAAAGTGTCGTTATCAAGCTGGGTCTGAATACGGTGTGCAAGCTCAATGAGCATTTCATCACCTATATGGTGTCCTAAAGTGTCATTGATCACTTTAAATCGGTCCAGATCGATAAAAAGAACGGCTATCTTATCTTTCTCAATATCAGCTACTGACAATATTTCATTGATCCTCATTTCAAAACTTGATCGATTGGGCAAACCAGTCAAACTGTCATGATAAGCCAGATAGTTGGCTTTAGTCTCCATTTTGATAATCTCTTCAAGGTTTGTATAGATAGCAATATAGTTCTGTATGTCCTGTTTTTCATTTCTTACAACTGCTATAGTAAGCCATACTGGAAGTACCTTTCCATCTTTCGTTACATTTTCAACTCGCCCTGACCATCTGCCTGCTGTAAGCAGCTGATGCCACATATTTCCATAAAAAACCTTATCTTCTTTCAAAGACATGATTATCATCGGTTCTTTACCCACCAGCTCCTCTTTCGTATAACCAAAAAGATCAGAAAATGCAGGATTGATTGATATAATTTTTTTGTTTTCATCTGTAATAACTATGCCATCCCCGATATTTTCATAGACTGTTGCAGCCTGCTGCAGGATCTTCTGCTGTCTGATATACGCTGTAACATCGAGCTTGATGGCCAGGTATTGTATAAGTTCACCATCCATGAAGATCGGAACAATAGAAACCTTTTCATAAATGAGGGAACCGTCTTTTCTTTTGTTGATCAGTTCACCCTGCCATTTCTCTCCACTGTCGAGTGTTTCATTCAGGTTTTTATAAATCTCCGGGCTTACAAGATCAGATTTAAGGATATTTGGATTTTCTCCAAGCACCTCTTCTTTTTTGTATCCTGTGCGTAGTTCAAATGCATCATTAACATATTCTATATGCCGCTGAGCATCTGTGATCACAATAACATTGTCACTGTTCTCGATGGCATAACGGAAAGCCAGCAACTCCTTGGCATTCTTTTTGACACGAATATAACTGAGGATCAGAAGAAACAACATGAGAAAGGCAAGTACAAAGAAGCCTATACCTATCATTTTTTGTTCTTCACGAACATCATTATAAACCAGATTCATCTCGTTTGACAGATGGATGATTTTGCTAGCAAGCCTTATATGGGAATTCTTTTCTATGATCGCATTCAGTTTTGTGACATTGGCAGCAAAGTTTTCAATATGCAGGCAGAGATATTGGTACAGTTTATCTTTACTGCTACATACCTTAAGTAAAGCTAGTGAATTGTTGAACATTGCCTTGTCATATGGCAGCCCCATATAGATTTTTCCTACCTGAAAGAAGAGTCCATTAATCAGATCGAGATTTTCAGCATCATTCTTATGTAAACGAGTAATCTCTCTTTTCAGATCATACATTGTATGTATAGAATTGGTCAGGTTTGCATTCACTGTTTCAAAGCGTATCAGAAGATCATTTTTTTGGTCATAAGCCTTTTTAATAGCCATGAAGTCACCATAGATATGTTCCCCAAACTCCTTTTTTAATGCACTCTTTTTAAGGAAACTTATCTTCTCATCGAACTGTTTGGAAATACGACTTGTCTCATCATGGTCCAAGTATCGATATTTTTTAAAGAAGATCGAATCCAACCGGTGTTCAAGTGAATTCATCTCCTGGAGGACTTGCCGATACTCATCATAATGGCGTATATGCCGATCCCCCTGAAGCAGATAAAAAAAGAGAAAAAGAAGGAGGAGGACAAAAAAAGTAAAAAGCAGATAAACATTATCTACCCTGCTGTGCAATTTTTCTATGAGTTTCATGTATCAGTTCCTCTTTTTGACACTTTGAGGTATCTCACCTGTTAATGACTTGAGAAAGGCAACGATCTTCATGATCTCATCCTCCGTCATATACCTGCCAAGCTGGTGCTCCGACATAATCTCAACAGCCTCTTTGAGCGTATGTGCCCGGCCGTCATGCATATAGGGAGCAGTCAAGGCCACATTTCTCAGTGACGGTACCTTAAAGACATATTTGTCCTCTTCCCGTTTGGTAATGTTGTAACGTCCCAGGGCACTGCTGTTGGCATCTTTGAAAATACCGAACTTGTTATAAAAATTCCCTCCTACATTGATACCGTTATGGCAGACGATACATCCTTTGGACTCGAAGAGTTTGTATCCCTCTTCGACCTCCGGGCTTATAGCATTCTTTTCTCCTTTTAGATAGCGGTCAAAAGGTGCGTTGGGTGTAATAAGCGTTTTTTCATACTCCGCAATGGCATCGGCTACATTCTCCTGCGTAATGCCATCAGAATAAACCTTTGCGAACTCCGAAACATACATCGGATCTTTTTTCAATGTATCCACGGTCTGCGCCATGGTCATATTCATTTCTACGGGATTCTCTATCGGTCCGAAGACCTGTGCTTTAAGATCTTCGGCACGGCCATCCCAGAATTGACGGAAATTAAAGACGGCATTGTAAACGGTGGGAGAGTTGATATTTCCCCTCTTTCCACCCACACCTATAGAGAATTTCCGGCCATCATCTCCTCCATTTTCAAGATCATGACAGCTGGCACAGGAAACTGTCCCGTCCTGTGACAAACGGGGATCGAAAAAAAGCTTATGTCCTAAAACTACCTTTTTGCGATCTACTTTCACACTTTGGGGAAGCGGTTTGATAGGAGCAGACAACACCATACTGAATACTAAGAAAGTCAGTAAAAAAATGTTTGTAAACTTCATACTTTCCCCCCCCCACTCATTTTTATAGTTCTATACAGGTCCCGACACCTGAACTGGTCAAGATCTCCAGTAAAAGAGAGTGTTCAACACGTCCGTCGATAATATGTGCTTTTTTCACGCCACCTCTGAGTGCCTCAATACAGGCATCAACCTTGGGAACCATACCGCCCTGTATGGTACCGTCTTCTTTCAGTGCTTCTGTCTGCTCAATACTCAGATTGGTGATGAGTTCCATCTCTTTGTCCAGTACACCCGGCGTATCCGTCAGGAAAAGTATCTTTCGTGCTTCCAATGCAACAGCGATCCTGCTTGCAGCCAGGTCCGCATTGATATTGAATCCCGGATGCCCCAGAATGTTGCTGCCTGCAATAGGAGCGATCACAGGCACAGCATCATCATCGATGATATTGTCGACGATCTCCGGATCGATATCTTCTATCAGTCCTGTATAGCCGAAATTCTCGAAATCCTTCGGCATTCCTTTGAGAAAACCACCGTCCTTTCCGGAGATCCCTATAGCTTTGGCCCCATGATTGTCCAAAAGCGAAACGATCTCTTTATTGATTTCACCCGAAAGTACCATTTCAACAATACGCATCACTTCTTTGGTCGTCACACGCTGACCGTCAATGAACGTCGTATCAACCCCGAGGTCTGCTAAAAGCTGGGTAATGCTTTTACCTCCACCATGCACGATGATGGGTTTCATCCCTACCAGGTGCAGCAGGACGATGTCCTGTGCGAACTGTTCTTTTAGCTCGGCACTTGTCTGTGCGGCACCGCCATATTTGACAACGATCTTTTCATTGGAGAATTTTTTGATGAAAGGAAGGGCATCAAGCAGCGTTTTTACAACATCGATCTTGTGTTTCATATGATAGATTCCTTTTAAAGAAGTTTCCTAGTGACGGGCTTTGATATATCTGTCGATTTTTTCAAAAATCTCATTTTTTATCTTTAATTTTAACTTAGTTTTGGAGACAGGTAACTTAAAGTTCGTCATTTTGACATAATCCTTTTCCGTAACAAGAAGACTCTGGGCATCATACTCTTTCAATATTTTTTCAAGCATCTCCTTTTCAAAATAGGCATGATCCTCCAGATAAACCTTCCCGATTACTCCTGCAGGAAGGTAAGGATCAAGGCGCTGCGGATTGGAAATAGCCGTGACCAGAACCATCTTCTCCGTAAGGTCTTCATAACTTACAATTCTTTCAAAATCTTCCTTCTCTTTCAGTACCAAATCTGCATATTTCTTGCTAAAGGAGAATTCCCTGAAAGGCCCGGAGGGAAAGGGGAAAGGATTGTTTATCTGCTCAGGTTCCAGAAGAATTTCAAACTTTTCGATCTCCACCCGGTTGAAACCGTCATCAAGAATGATGAGCTTCGCCCCCTGCCCCGTTGCCAAAGCGATCGCTTCATGCCTGTCCTCGCTTACTATGACCGAAGCACCGGGAAGGGAAAGTGCCATCAGCAGTGCCTCATCCCCGCTCTGCTCGACGGGAACAAGTATCTTTCCCCTCCGGCTCACCTCGACCAGTCCGTTGCTCTTCCTGCCGTATCCGCGTGAAATGACCGCAACGTCACTGTAACGGGATGCAAGCGCAATGACAAAAGGGGTTTTACCGCTTCCTCCGACAATGAGATTTCCTATACTGACAATAGGAATACCAAAATCTTTTTTGCGAGCAAATATTCTACGGAACAGCATCCAACTTCCATACAAAATAGAGAGCGGAAGTAATAGCAGGATGACAGGATAGTGGTACCATCGGGGATGAAAGAGCATCTGCTCATAGGCATGGGTCACTGACACTGTTTCGCACCCAGCTTCAAAATCTCGCTGCAGGTGAACCCCGCTTCTTTCCTTGCATTCACATTGATGTGGGGACGGTGCTTGCCCAAAAGTCTGTAGCGTTCAAGTATGTCAAAATAGACACTTTCGTCCAGACCGTTTTTCTCACAGAGATACTTAAACCATTTATCTCCTTTATGGACATGGACGATCTCTTCATCATAGATGATATCGAGCGCTTCGATCAGCTTTGCCACAACAGGATTTTTTCGCTTGTTCTCCAACTTTTTGATGATCTGCGGGTTGACATCCAATCCTGAAGCTTCATAATAGCGCGGTACGATCGCCATACGGTCAAGCACGGAACCTGCCGTATGCTCAGCCGCATCGAACAGCCCGCAGTGAACGGGAAAATCCCCATAACTGTACCCTACTTCTTCCAGCAATTCACCAAGCATCTTGTAGTGTCGTATCTCGTCATGTGCTACTTCCAGCCAGTCGATCTTGTATTCGACAGGCATCCCAGGAAAGCGATAGACCGCATCGAGTGCAAGGTCTATGGCAGAGTATTCAATGTGTGCAATGGCATGGATCAGTGTTGCCAGCCCTTCGTTGGTATCATAGTCTTTTCTCGCAGGCAGTTCTCTCGGGTCAACGATCCGACATTTGGAGGCATAGGAAGGCTTTTCAAAGTGCTTTGGAGTGAAATCAACATTACTAACGTCATTTTTGGTACAATACTCCAAACACTGAAGCGTCAACTGCTCTTTCAGGGCGATCTCATCAG
Coding sequences:
- a CDS encoding YebC/PmpR family DNA-binding transcriptional regulator, whose product is MGRAFEYRKAAKMKRWGTMSRVFPKLGKIITMAAKEGGLDPDMNPKLRTAILNAKAQNMPKDNIDAAIKRAAAKDAADIKEITYDVKAHYGVQMIVECATDNHTRTVANVKAILNRNGGEMLTSGSLNFMFTKKAVFVFDKTDDMDLEELELDLIDYGLEEIEEDVEPQENGNDKAIVRIYGEFTSFGELSKALEDKGIEVKKATIEYIANTPVELDEKQLEEIEALIDKLEDDEDVQNVFTNIN
- a CDS encoding 3D domain-containing protein; protein product: MYRKYSAFLLLLTVSTASLSAKGIVDCRVITGGTTECNPYSKRLLRAKEVIYDINKQKLIVTKTLPIPAKKPKLKVVSVVDMIEKYVHVEDSMRYRGSHDIVIKTTKEKEKYRRREEIIRRYKEIVEKIEKRKKEQKKKEIEEIQLVQETKQKFEEEQVKWQGYYTISKGDTLSTIAAKYGMKTKDLEALNQLEKDAKIRIGKKLLIPFSQEMIDAIATGEYKVQSDDTLISIAHKFNLKPKDVAKFNDLQTTALIRVGKTIQLPLPYRLKALEAKRKVKERERILAKALKKRKGSKLIRGFGKHKLRVTATAYSSHKGQTDKTPFLAAWNNRIRPGMKIIAVSRDLLARYGLHNGSKVRIAGLPGTYRVRDKMNKRYRKRIDIYMGINRRKALRWGRRSVILYW
- the thrC gene encoding threonine synthase, with the translated sequence MQFIETRGNDGKKPSSVQFSEAILSPSASFGGLYVPQTLPELDKDFLTSHLSSHYKTLALDFLDRFGIDIAKEVLESAVNRYDGFDDPENPVPVVQIENDCFVSELYHGQTRAFKDMALQPFGYILSKTAQKRGENYLIMAATSGDTGPATLETFKNQANIKVACLYPDGGTSDVQRLQMVTEDAENLKVIGVKGNFDDTQHALKELLASDDFKAELEARGIKLSAANSVNFGRIIFQIIYHIHSYLELIRQKAVSMGEEVYMVVPSGNFGNALGAYYAKKAGLPVKKILIASNINNILTDWINTGIYDISDRELILTESPAMDILKSSNIERVMFDKFGAERTKELMEELNMNKRFALTSEELVSLQEDFSATYSSDEEGEAVIAEYAGKGYIMDPHTATCLKAYENLREEKIPTILYSTAEWTKFSTTVAKALGHPVENDLEALAWVSQNANVTVPSMINDLFSKPVIHNIIVKKEDIKGEMLNFL
- a CDS encoding EAL domain-containing protein, with protein sequence MKLIEKLHSRVDNVYLLFTFFVLLLLFLFFYLLQGDRHIRHYDEYRQVLQEMNSLEHRLDSIFFKKYRYLDHDETSRISKQFDEKISFLKKSALKKEFGEHIYGDFMAIKKAYDQKNDLLIRFETVNANLTNSIHTMYDLKREITRLHKNDAENLDLINGLFFQVGKIYMGLPYDKAMFNNSLALLKVCSSKDKLYQYLCLHIENFAANVTKLNAIIEKNSHIRLASKIIHLSNEMNLVYNDVREEQKMIGIGFFVLAFLMLFLLILSYIRVKKNAKELLAFRYAIENSDNVIVITDAQRHIEYVNDAFELRTGYKKEEVLGENPNILKSDLVSPEIYKNLNETLDSGEKWQGELINKRKDGSLIYEKVSIVPIFMDGELIQYLAIKLDVTAYIRQQKILQQAATVYENIGDGIVITDENKKIISINPAFSDLFGYTKEELVGKEPMIIMSLKEDKVFYGNMWHQLLTAGRWSGRVENVTKDGKVLPVWLTIAVVRNEKQDIQNYIAIYTNLEEIIKMETKANYLAYHDSLTGLPNRSSFEMRINEILSVADIEKDKIAVLFIDLDRFKVINDTLGHHIGDEMLIELAHRIQTQLDNDTLLARIGGDEFVVIMKLKMHKKEAGEQAEKLLDVIREPIDIQNYHLNTTASIGIAIYPDDGKDKNEIVKHADSAMYHAKEKGKDTFQFYTKQLSLDVEARLNLEQELLHAIERKELLLHFQPQYALESRNIIGVEALLRWKNEQLGIVSPEKFIGIAEETGLIVSIGYFVFEEACKTYMHWQKEGIDIDSISINMSSIQFREEDIFERLQEIILRIGIPAHKIEIEITERFIMEYSTINLTILEDLRNIGCKISIDDFGTGYSSMSYLKRLALDTIKIDKSFITDLPHDSHDAMVSKAIIALSKSLGYQVIAEGIETPEQEAFLKKNGCDIGQGFYFAKPMTSEDFISFFNEYKQNKTIK
- a CDS encoding cytochrome-c peroxidase, with translation MKFTNIFLLTFLVFSMVLSAPIKPLPQSVKVDRKKVVLGHKLFFDPRLSQDGTVSCASCHDLENGGDDGRKFSIGVGGKRGNINSPTVYNAVFNFRQFWDGRAEDLKAQVFGPIENPVEMNMTMAQTVDTLKKDPMYVSEFAKVYSDGITQENVADAIAEYEKTLITPNAPFDRYLKGEKNAISPEVEEGYKLFESKGCIVCHNGINVGGNFYNKFGIFKDANSSALGRYNITKREEDKYVFKVPSLRNVALTAPYMHDGRAHTLKEAVEIMSEHQLGRYMTEDEIMKIVAFLKSLTGEIPQSVKKRN
- the argB gene encoding acetylglutamate kinase — protein: MKHKIDVVKTLLDALPFIKKFSNEKIVVKYGGAAQTSAELKEQFAQDIVLLHLVGMKPIIVHGGGKSITQLLADLGVDTTFIDGQRVTTKEVMRIVEMVLSGEINKEIVSLLDNHGAKAIGISGKDGGFLKGMPKDFENFGYTGLIEDIDPEIVDNIIDDDAVPVIAPIAGSNILGHPGFNINADLAASRIAVALEARKILFLTDTPGVLDKEMELITNLSIEQTEALKEDGTIQGGMVPKVDACIEALRGGVKKAHIIDGRVEHSLLLEILTSSGVGTCIEL
- a CDS encoding tetraacyldisaccharide 4'-kinase, with translation MSVTHAYEQMLFHPRWYHYPVILLLLPLSILYGSWMLFRRIFARKKDFGIPIVSIGNLIVGGSGKTPFVIALASRYSDVAVISRGYGRKSNGLVEVSRRGKILVPVEQSGDEALLMALSLPGASVIVSEDRHEAIALATGQGAKLIILDDGFNRVEIEKFEILLEPEQINNPFPFPSGPFREFSFSKKYADLVLKEKEDFERIVSYEDLTEKMVLVTAISNPQRLDPYLPAGVIGKVYLEDHAYFEKEMLEKILKEYDAQSLLVTEKDYVKMTNFKLPVSKTKLKLKIKNEIFEKIDRYIKARH
- a CDS encoding ferritin-like domain-containing protein, producing MNIYELLEEAILTDEIALKEQLTLQCLEYCTKNDVSNVDFTPKHFEKPSYASKCRIVDPRELPARKDYDTNEGLATLIHAIAHIEYSAIDLALDAVYRFPGMPVEYKIDWLEVAHDEIRHYKMLGELLEEVGYSYGDFPVHCGLFDAAEHTAGSVLDRMAIVPRYYEASGLDVNPQIIKKLENKRKNPVVAKLIEALDIIYDEEIVHVHKGDKWFKYLCEKNGLDESVYFDILERYRLLGKHRPHINVNARKEAGFTCSEILKLGAKQCQ